GAAACTGCAGAACAACATGAAGGACGGGGAGATCAAGGCGCTGAGGGACCGCATGCTGAAAATGGAACGCGTCATCCCGGCCATCAGCCAGGTAACGGGGACCGAGCCCCAAACTCCCAGCTCGCAGCCCAGGGGTCACGGGGACCGAGCCCCAAACTCCCAGCTCGCAGCCCGGGTGTAATGGGGACTAAGCCCCAAACTCCCAGCTCACACCCCACGGGTAACGGGGACCGAGCCCCAAACTCCCAGCTCGCACCCCAGGGGTAATGGGGACTAAGCCCCAAACTCCCAGCTCACACCCCACGGGTAACGGGGACCGAGCCCCAAACTCCCAGCTCGCACCCCAGGGGTAATGGGGACTGAGCCCCAAACTCCCAGCTCGCACCCCGGGGGTAACGGGGACTGAGCCGCAAACTCCCAGCTCACACCCCACGGGTAACTGGGACCGAGCCCCAAACTCCCAGCTTGCACCCCGGGGATAACGGGGACTGAGCCCCAAACTCCCAGATCGCACCCCGGGGGTAACGGGGAACGAGCCCCAAACTCCCAGCTcacaccctggggtaatggggactAAGCCCCCAAACTCCCAGCTCACACCCTGGGGTAACGGGGACTGAGCCCCAAACTCCCAGCTCACACCCCGGAGGTAACGGGAACTGAGCCCCAAACTCCCAGCTCGCACCCCGGGGGTAACGGGAACTGAGCCCCAAACTCCCAGCTCGCACCCCGGGGAAACGGAGATCGAGCCCCAAACTCCCAGCTCGAACCCCGGGGTAATGGGGACTGAGCCCCAAACTCCCAGCTCACACCCCAGGGGTAATGGGTAACGGGGACTGAGTCCCAAACTCCCAGCTCACACCCCAGGGGTAACGGGTAACGGGGACTGAGCGGCTCCCAGCTCCTTACTGCCCACACCTTGGGGATAACCGGGTACGAACCCCAAATTTCCAGCCCACACCCCGGGGGTGACAGGTAACGGAGTCCGAGCCCCAATCTCCCAgatcctcacagcccacaccctgGGTAAAGGGAACGATTACCTCCCGTGTGTGTCCGTGGTCCCCTGTACATGTGGCAGGGTGTGGTGTTGAGGGGGGGGGCTCGCGGTGGGGTCAGTGGGGTTGGGGATCACGATGGGGTCGGAGCTTGCAGTGGGGTTGCGGCGGTGGGGGTCGGGGGTTGAGGGGGGGTCGCGGTGGGGTTGCGGCGGTGGGGTCGAGGGTCGCGGTGGGGTCGCCGGGGGTGATGGACGAGCTTCTCACCGCTCGGCTCGCTCTGGTTGCAGGAGGAAGGCGAGGCGGAGCGGGGGCACAGCGGGGACGAGGACGAGGGGGACGCGGACCGGGTGTCCCCAGACAGTAGCGAGGACAACGGCTGCTGGAGGGAGGGTTCGGAGGATACGCAGGGACCGGACGCCCCCAAGGCGGTGCGGATCGGGAGGTTGATGGAGGAGGACCCAGCCTTTCGCCGCGGACGGCTGCGGTGGCTGCAACAGGAGCAGCTCCGCTTCCAGAACCTTCAGCAGCAGCAGATCAGCAAACGCCTGCGCAAACACACCGGGCCTGGCCGCTTCATCCCGCCCCAGGACTGCAAGCTCCGCTTCCCCTTCAAGAGCAACCCCCAGCACCGCTACTCCTGGGGCCCAGGCAGTGCCTTTGCTATGCCCTCTGACCCTGGCCCGCCCTCTGACCCCGACCCACCCCTTGACCCTGACCCGCCCCTTGACCATACACCCCTTGACCCTGACCCGGCCTCTGACCTCGGCCCACCCTCCGACCCCGGCCCACCCTTCTTCGACCCCGGCCCGCCCTCTGACCGCGCCGTGACCCCGGGCGAGGACCGGTGGGAGGGGAGGCCGCGGGGAGCCCCGAGGTTCTGGCAGGGGTCCGGCAACCCGCACGCCAACCACGGCTACCACCAGGGCAAGCGGCATCACCACGacaaccagcagcagcagcagcactaTCGGCGGAACTCCTTCGACAACGGGGCCGGGAGCCGGGCCAAGTTCCAGCGGCAGTCGGCCAGCCTCCGGGACCGGCCCTTCCTGCCCCAGGAACACTCTCTGCACCGGAGGCCCCAGCACTGGCCCAACAACCACCAGCAGCAGCCACAACACAGGCCCCAGCACCCGCACAGGCCCCAGTACCCGCACAGGCCCCAGCACCCGCGTCACCGCGGCGACCACCGCTACTCGCCCGACACCGAGTTCGCCGACTTCCAGCCGGCCGAGCGGCAGGACCGGTTCTACCAGCACCACCCCTACACCACCCCCCCTCGCATGAGGCGGCAACACTCGGCCCCCAACCTGCAAGGCAGCGAGACCCCCGTCTAAAATGGGCAcaaagcggtggggggggggcacgctgAGAGCGGCCGGAGTGCGGCGTGGCAATTGCAAGCGATCAGGCGTGACGGAGAATTGAGTGTTCTAGTTAATCCCGGGGCCTGTAGCTAAGGCTTGGGCCTACGTCATAGGCCCAGAGCCCTGGGCCTAGTTGCCTTGTATCCAAGCCAGGGAAAGATGGCTCCTCGATTTTAGGACAGTGGGTTTTATTGTGCGTTGTGTGGTGTGTTTTATTCTGAATCCCgtggtgcgtgtgtctgtgtgtgtttgtgagagagtgtaggGACTGCCGAGCTCatccactgcccccagtccccaggCTGCTATCCTCAGGCGGGTTACACTGTACCATGCTGGCAAACCGCCAGAGCAATTACTtgatactttggagtgtagtcactgttgtaatgtaggaaacgcagcatctgatttgtgcacagcaagctcccacagcaacgggataaatgaccggataatctatattttagtgatgttgattgaaggataaatattgtccccgaaacactggggtgggggggatctCCCCCAACTGCTCTCTgtggtggccatgggatcttttacattcacccaaggggttttaacgtctcatccaaaaaaaactgcccctccgacagtgcggcgctccctcagcactgaccctccgacagtgcggcgctccctcagtactgacccaccgacagtgcggcgctccctcagtactgccccaccgacagtgcggcgctccctcagtactgcccctccgacagtgcggcgccccctcagtaccgcccctccgacagtgcggggctccctcagtactgcccctccgacagtgcggcgccccctcagggtCCTCAGTCTGGCTTGACAGGCGCTTAAGGGGCCGGATTACCCTGTGAATGAGCCTTTCCTGTGTGggagtggggaaagggcagggggagtgggactgatgggatcgctcgctcacagagccggcacagactcaatgggcccaatggccgcctcctgtgcggtatcattctatgatcgggggtggtgggggggtgcagCGGCTGTGGGATTTCCCTGTGCTCCGAGCCAGATTAGAATTTGCTAATTGTGCCTTTCTCGTGAgagcccccctccccggggctcagtcccacaccgggcccccctccccggggctcagtcccacaccgggcccaacATGGTCACCAGGTGGAACCGTTTCCAACCAAATTCTGACCCCGAATTACAAATATTTGAATCAATCCTTTCGATGATTCACCAATCGGTTAAAGGGGAGAGTGTGAATGATTTTCAGGTTTCCCATTTAAAGGTGTGTTCGTGGACAGTACAGCTTTAAGAATGGTCTACAGTGATTTATTACACAAACTATAACCTCTCTTATTTTGGAATTATTTTCGAGAGCGTATGAGATTTGTTTTGGTTCAAACCAGCGTTTCTAACCCGCTGCCACTTCAACCCCGAGACTGGACCCCCACTCTGCGGAGAGGTCCCTGGGCAGGGGGGAAATAAGCTGGGGTTCCTGTTCCTGGTCGTTACCCCCTTACCCCaatctgtgtgggacccgtaccccagtgagagtcagtgtgtgtgggactgtaccccagtgagagtcagtgtgtgtgggactgtaccccagtgagagtcagtgtgtgtgggacccgtaccccagtgagagtcagtgtgtgtgggacctgtaccccagtgagagtcggtgtgtgtgtgacccgtaccccagtgagagtcagtgtgtgtgggacctgtaccccagtgagagtcagtgtgtgtgtgacccgtaccccagtgagagtcagtgtgtgtgggacccgtaccccagtgagagtcagtgtgtgtgggactgtaccccagtgagagtcggtgtgtgtgggacccgtaccccagtgagagtcagtgtgtgtgggacccgtaccccagtgagagtcagtgtgtgtgggacctgtaccccagtgagagtcagtgtgtgtgtgactgtaccccagtgagagtcagtgtgtgtgggacccgtaccccagtgagagtcggtgtgtgtgggacctgtaccccagtgagagtcagtgtgtgtgggacccgtaccccagagagtcGGTGTGTGTTTGGGATTTTCCGACAGTGACGATTAGTTATCTTTCAGCAGAAGGAAGATGAGGGTCTCGGTGATTCCAAGGTGGAATATATTCGACAGGCTGAAGTGTGTGTTTAAGGCGCtggtgatgggggagagagggtgaggctgGGCGGAGGAACCCATGGAGCTGGGAGAGGATGGGGATAATCAGGGCAGTACTGGAGGGTGGTgggtgagggggaaggagaaggattgaggagggaggaaaggagtgaaTGTgcgagggtggaggggagagtgagggggaagtgTCGAGGGCCAGAGGAGTGAAGTGAGGAGGGAAAGGGCGGAGGGAGAGGAGTCGAGGAGAGTGCGGGGCGAGGGGCCGTGAGTGGGAAGGGTTGAGGGCCGGCGGAATGGAGTGAGGAAGGGCACGGGGTGGAGGGAGAGCAGAGTCGAGGGCAGGTGATCTGGGGTCACGGGTGCGCTGTCTGGGGGGGTCAGGTCCGGGATGTCTCgacgctctccccctcccactgtGAGGGGTAAGGATCCAGGGCAGAGGAAGGATGTGAGGGGCGAGGGTAGGGTGAAGGGCGGAGGAGCAAATGTACGAGGAAGGATTGAGCGGGAAGGTGAGGGCGAAGGGTTGAGGGCAGAGGCGAAtgtgcgagagaggagggagggccgAGGTACGAGTGAGGGTACGAGTTGAGAGAGAACTGGATGCTGCTGCTTGGGATCCCTGCACCAGCCCAGCTGAAAGAGTGACTGCATGGCTCCCAATGTTTAAAATAGAGGcctggaggaggaggaacctggggTCATGGGGCCCAGGACAGGCCTTCCCCGGGGCCTGAACTTCATCGATACCTCACTTGCTCTCCACATTTAATTAAAAAAACCTCTGCATGCTGATTTTGGTTTTAAATGTAACTTTTTCTTCACGATGTGACCTTTTCGGCTGAGTGTCGAGCACCTCTCTGTGTGTGTTCCGCGACTGAATGTTGTACAATTTCTAGCGGGCGGAGTGTGGGTTGTGTGCGCGAGCGGCCATGGTGTGGCCGTGTTGTGTCCGTGTGGACGGAGGGAGTGTTTGAGGGCGGCGGGGGGAAGCTAACCGACTGACCGGGTCTGGTGTGTGCAGACTCCGTGAGCGACGGATCAGCAAGAGGTGTTCATTAAAATGGAACCGGAGCCTAAAAGCAAAAAACTGACTCTGGATTTATTTTTTGTTCcctacagcattccctcagcaccgcccctccgacagtgcggcgctccctcagcaccgcccctccgacagtgcggcgctccctcagcaccgcccctccgacagtgcggcgctccctcagcaccgcccctccgacagtgcggcgctccctcagcaccgcccctccgacagtgcggcgctccctcagcaccgcccctccgacagtgcggcgctccctcagcaccgcccctccgacagtgcggcgctccctcagtaccgcccctccgacagtgcggggctccctcagtaccgcccctccgacagtgcggcgctccctcagtaccgcccctccgacagtgcggggctccctcagtaccgcccctccgacagtgcggcgctccctcagcaccgcccctccgacagtgcggcgctccctcagcaccgcccctccgacagtgcggcgctccctcagcaccgcccctccgacagtgcggcgctccctcagcaccgcccctccgacagtgcggcgctccctcagcaccgcccctccgacagtgcgccgctccctcagcactgcccctccgacagtgcggcgctccctcagcactgcactgggagtgtcggcctggaattTGAACTTCTGAGCCACGTGTTGTTCAAAGAGgccgtgtgtaactgaacccccccCTCGGTGGCCTCCAGCCATTGGCCTGGCATATTGGGAACACCATCccatctgcccccctcccccaccattgcCCGTGACCTCTGACCCAGAGGGAAGTTTTTCCTGTGACGAAAAAAATCCAAGTAGtacttgtttaaaaaaaatcctttGTTGATTTATTTCCCCGAGGGAGTAGAGTCACAGCCACCAGAAACAAACCTCCCAAACTCCGCCCGTTCGTAACGGTACGGAGAGACCCGGCTTGCCCTCCGACCCCAGGCCTTGTCGGCACAACGTGATCGCGGGGGGGGTCACACCACGACGAGTCACGGTGGGGCGTCCGGGGTCACGGGGCAATGTCTGGGGTCACAAGGGGCACGGTCTGGGATCACGGGGCGCAGAGCGGGGTCACAGTCTGCGTTGGGTCCGGGGTCACAAGGGGCAGAGCGGGCTCCTGGGGTGCGATCTGGGGTCACGGGTGCGCTGTCTGGGGGGGTCAGGTCCGGGATGTCTCgacgctctccccctcccactgtGAGCACACTCACCCACCCCTTTCCCGCTTCCCAGTCCCAGTCCTGATGGGAGCGAATCCTCCTGGGTGTTCTGTCCTGTGTCTTATCCCTGGAGCAGCACCATTGTCACCAGACCTGTTGTAGAAACACAAACTCTTAGAGTTCACGCCCTCCGCCACAATCATCACCTCAAAGGCCACAGTTACAGCCCATCGCTCACTCCTGGAGCCACTGCACGGGCAGctaacgggacgggggtctgtgtctgtgattcccccgcacggtgatgggacgggggtctgtgtctgtgattccctcgcacggtgacgggacacgcgtCTGTTTCTGCGATTCCCCGCACGGTGATGGgacatgggtctgtgtctgtgattcccccgcacggtgacgggacacgggtctgtgtctgtgattcccccgcacggtgacgggacacgggtctgtgtctgtgattcccccgcacggtgacgggacgggggtctgtgtctgtgattcccccgcacggtgacggggcacgggtctgtgtctgtgactcccccgcacggtgacgggacgggggtctgtgtctgtgattcccccgcacggtgacgggacgggggtctgtgtctgcgattccctcgcacggtgacgggacgggggtctgtgtctgtgactcccccgcacggtgacgggacacgggtctgtgtctgtgattcccccgcacggtgacgggacacgggtctgtgtctgtgattcccccgcacggtgacgggacgggggtctgtgtctgtgattcccccgcacggtggcaggacgggggtctatgtctgtgattcccccgcacggtgacgggacgggggtctgtgtctgtgattcccccgcacggtgacgggacgagggtctgtgtctgtgattcccccgcacggtgacgggacacgggtctgtgtctgtgattcccccgcacggtgacgggacgggggtctgtgtctgtgattcccccgcacggtgacgggacgagggtctgtgtctgtgattcccccgcacggtgacgggacacgggtctgtgtctgtgattcccccgcacggtgatgggacgggggtctgtgtctgtgattccctcgcacggtgacgggacacgcgtCTGTTTCTGCGATTCCCCGCACGGTGATGGGACATGGGTCTGTGTCtgcgattcccccgcacggtgacgggacacgggtctgtgtctgcgattccctcgcacggtgacgggacacgggtctgtgtctgcgattccctcgcacggtgacgggacacgggtctgtgtctgcgattccccgcacggtgatgggacatgggtctgtgtctgcgattcccccgcacggtgatgggacgggggtctgtgtctgcgaTTCCCCCGCACGCTGAGCTGATTTGGGTCGCACGGTGGGGAACCGTACGCGTGGGAGTGCCCGCGGATGGCCCTGGTTTAGGATTACCAATCTCTGCACCAATCGCCCCCGTGGCCCGGGGCAGCCAATACTCACCCAGCACGTAGGCGGCCGACACTTTCTGCGTGATGGTGACGTGTAGGTAGGTGGGGACTAGGCGGCTGGGCTGGCCCACCTGCGGCAGTGTCAGGAGGATGACACAGGCGATTCCCAGCAGGATACACAGAGTGACGAGTGCCAGCGGAATCTGTCGGCCtggggggcggcggggtgggggggaagaagagggaaagAAGAGGGAAGCGTGCAGGTGAAAGGAGGGAAAACCAATGTATATAAATCTGCCAGAGAGAGTCACGCAGCGTGCGCAGAATCTGTCATCCAGTTTGGTCTGGGTCAggtcatagaacatagaaaataggtgcaggagtaggccattcggcccttcgagcctgcaccacctttcaatatgattgGTGTCCTTGACCAACAGGCAAGCACGGACCCCGGGATTGCCCGTGGGTAAAGGTAGTGATGCCATACATGGTCGAGGAGCTGACTGACACTCACTGTCTGGAGTCGCAGCCGATGTCACTCACAGTACAATGGCCCCACCAACAATAACttgattttatatagcgcctttaaacatGATGAAACGGCCCAAACAATTTTCCCTCTAATTGGCGGTCAAAGTGCATAGCTCCTTGAGTTCACTGCGGGACCGGTGGGGAAACATTGGGAGCGaggcaccgagccacagaaggagatactcgggacaggcgaccaaaagcttgtagAAAGAGGGAGATTTTATGAAGCGtcttggaggggagagaggcggagaggtttagggagggagttccagagcttggggcccaagcaacagaaggcacggccaccgatggtggagggatggaaatcgggggatgggcaagaggccagaattggaagagcgcagagatctctgagggtggagggggggttatagggttggaggaggttagaggtagggagggatgtcggggctggaggaggttacagagatagggaggggtgtaggggattacagagataaggaggggtgaagggggttacagagatagggaggggtgtggaggggattacagagatagggaggggtgttggggctggagggattacagagataaggaggggtgtaggggctggaggggattacagagatagggaggggtgtaggggctggagggggttacagagatagggaggggtgtaggggctggaggggattacagagatagggaggggtgtggagggtattacagagatagggagggagtgagggggggggaattaacGTGAGGAAATATGCCGTTCAGCCAGAAACCAGCCTCGACATGCCGGGGGGAGGCAGCGCCCTCTGACCCCTGCCAACATACCTCTGCACACAGGCACAGACCGGGGGTGCGCCGCGTCGGTGTTGCCGGTCGGACGGTCTCTGGCCACGCCCGGTGACCTCGATCGCTTGGTCGGGAAAACCACCGCCGATATATTCTTCCTCCCCGAGGCCTTCCCACCACCATCTTCACACACCTCCACCCGCAACCAGTCCGCAATCCCAAACTGGCACTTCCCGATATCCTTGTGTCGAACAACACTGGGAATAAAGTGGCTCCGTTCATTATGGGCAACATCAAAAgctcactgtccccatcaaacactcccagggcaggtacagggagttagatacagagtaaagctccctctacactgtcccatcaaacactcccagggctggtacagcacggggttagatacagagtaaagctccctctacactgtcccatcaaacactcccagggcaggtacagcacgggttagatacagagtaaagctccctctacactgtcccatcaaacactcccggggcaggtacagggagttagatacagagtaaagctccctctacactgtcccatcacacactcccagggcaggtacagggggttagatacagagtaaagctccctctacactgtcccatcaaacactcccagggcagatacagggggttagatacagagtaaagctccctctgcactgtcccatcaaacactcccagggcaggtacagggagttagatacagagtaaagctccctctacactgtcccatcaaacactcccagggcaggtacagggggttagatacagagtaaagctcactctacactgtcccatcaaacactcccggtgcGAGCCTGGTGTGCTTTGTGTGAGGACAAGGTGTGACTGTGAGGCCCGACACTGTCTGGCTCTCACCCAGAGGGGGCACTGAGGCACAGTGGCTGAGTGTGGGGTTGCTCATGGACATGACAGCCAGTGTGGAGGGGGGCCAGGGGTCTGGAACGTGGACAGTCAGCACCTTGGGGAGAGGAAGTGTGACAAACGGGGGTTGAGGAAACTCACATGTCGAGGCAGGACTGAGGTCGGACACATCCTTCTGATTCCAGCACCGTGTATCGGTGAGGGTTCATGCACAGCACtggggagaaaaca
This DNA window, taken from Pristiophorus japonicus isolate sPriJap1 chromosome 20, sPriJap1.hap1, whole genome shotgun sequence, encodes the following:
- the LOC139233013 gene encoding motile sperm domain-containing protein 1-like, translated to MRQRSLRSGRPGPERERLGCIGPPSAVSQGRLPVFIFPGELTFQADDQRSHKQVLTLYNPYGFTLRFKVLCMNPHRYTVLESEGCVRPQSCLDIVVRHKDIGKCQFGIADWLRVEVCEDGGGKASGRKNISAVVFPTKRSRSPGVARDRPTGNTDAAHPRSVPVCRGRQIPLALVTLCILLGIACVILLTLPQVGQPSRLVPTYLHVTITQKVSAAYVLGLVTMVLLQG